One region of Primulina tabacum isolate GXHZ01 chromosome 1, ASM2559414v2, whole genome shotgun sequence genomic DNA includes:
- the LOC142549344 gene encoding U-box domain-containing protein 13-like, translating into MDEDKAALSRKLIEIVDEISAIPEYRAAVKKQYMNLARRLKLLSPMFEEIRDSQESIPEDSMKALASLVKALESAKELLMFGSEGSKIYLVLEREQIMIKFQEVTAQLEQALSGISFEKLDISDEVKEQVELVLAQFRRAKGRVDAPDFELHHDLLCLYNHSNDAAEDPDVLRRLVEKLQFDGISDLTQESIALHELVAETGGDPEESIEKMSMLLKKIKDFVLTVNPNIDSTAPKKSVPASSSGKTLTDGDQTNLVIPDDFRCPISLELMRDPVIVSTGQTYERLYIEQWLREGLGTCPKTQQNLTSNSVTPNYVLRSLIAQWCEANGIEPPKRPSSYRATKTTSACSPDELIKIEALLHKLTSASLEDQRSAAGEIRLLAKRNADNRVAIAEAGAIPLLVQLLSTPDSRTQEHSVTALLNLSICDTNKGCIISSGAVPCIVLVLKKGSMEARENAAATLFSLSVVDENKVTIGSSGAIPPLVTLLSEGTQRGKKDAATALFNLCIYQGNKGKAVRAGVIPTLMRLLTEPQGSMVDEALAILAILSSHPEGKAAIGAAVAVPVLVDVIGNGSPRNKENAAAVLVHLCSGDQQHLADAQELGVMGPLLDLAQNGTERGKRKASLLLERMDRFVETHKQVRVQTETQTRLKTQTQTQNQLSQPRPPPSVDTVNR; encoded by the exons ATGGACGAAGATAAAGCCGCGTTATCGCGGAAATTGATCGAAATTGTCGATGAAATTTCGGCGATTCCGGAGTACCGAGCTGCCGTGAAGAAGCAGTACATGAATCTAGCTCGGCGGTTGAAGCTGTTGTCTCCGATGTTTGAAGAAATTCGCGATAGCCAAGAGTCGATCCCCGAGGATTCCATGAAAGCATTAGCTTCTCTAGTGAAAGCTCTGGAATCGGCCAAGGAATTACTCATGTTTGGCAGCGAAGGGAGCAAGATTTATCTG GTATTGGAGAGAGAGCAAATCATGATTAAATTTCAAGAAGTTACGGCTCAGTTGGAGCAAGCGCTGAGTGGCATTTCATTCGAAAAACTTGATATATCAGATGAAGTAAAGGAACAG GTTGAGCTTGTTCTTGCTCAATTCAGAAGAGCAAAGGGAAGGGTGGACGCACCAGATTTTGAGCTGCACCACGATCTTTTGTGCCTTTATAACCATAGTAATGATGCTGCAGAAGATCCAGATGTATTAAGGAGATTGGTTGAAAAATTACAGTTTGACGGCATATCCGACTTAACTCAAGAATCAATAGCTTTGCATGAATTAGTTGCTGAAACTGGTGGGGATCCAGAGGAAAGCATAGAGAAGATGTCGATGCTATTGAAGAAAATTAAGGATTTTGTGCTGACAGTAAACCCCAACATTGACTCCACGGCACCGAAAAAGTCTGTTCCTGCAAGTAGCAGTGGGAAAACATTGACCGATGGAGATCAGACGAACCTTGTCATACCAGATGACTTTCGTTGTCCTATCTCATTAGAGCTAATGAGGGATCCTGTCATAGTATCAACAGGACAG ACATATGAAAGGTTGTACATTGAACAATGGTTGCGGGAAGGGCTTGGTACTTGTCCCAAGACACAACAAAATCTTACTAGCAATTCTGTAACGCCAAACTATGTTCTTCGAAGTCTTATTGCACAGTGGTGTGAGGCAAATGGGATCGAACCTCCAAAGCGACCAAGCAGCTATCGAGCCACTAAGACTACATCTGCATGCTCCCCTGATGAGCTTATCAAGATAGAGGCTCTTCTACATAAGCTAACATCCGCCAGCCTCGAAGACCAACGGTCTGCAGCAGGCGAAATCCGCCTGCTTGCCAAACGGAATGCAGATAATCGGGTGGCAATAGCAGAAGCTGGTGCAATCCCTTTGCTTGTCCAGCTTTTATCAACTCCTGATTCTCGAACTCAGGAGCACTCCGTTACTGCACTTCTTAACCTTTCAATATGTGACACCAACAAGGGTTGCATAATATCCTCTGGTGCTGTTCCTTGTATAGTTCTCGTGCTCAAGAAAGGAAGCATGGAGGCACGGGAAAATGCAGCTGCCACCTTGTTTAGCCTGTCAGTAGTTGATGAAAATAAGGTGACAATTGGCTCTTCAGGAGCAATTCCACCACTGGTAACACTTTTAAGTGAAGGCACTCAAAGAGGGAAGAAAGATGCTGCAACGGCACTCTTCAACTTATGCATATATCAAGGTAATAAAGGAAAGGCGGTGAGGGCAGGAGTTATTCCCACATTGATGCGGCTACTTACTGAACCCCAAGGCAGCATGGTGGATGAGGCATTGGCAATATTGGCAATATTGTCTAGCCATCCTGAAGGAAAGGCAGCCATTGGAGCTGCAGTGGCCGTGCCTGTTTTAGTTGATGTTATTGGTAATGGCTCCCCTAGAAACAAAGAAAATGCAGCAGCAGTGTTGGTACATCTATGCTCTGGAGACCAACAACACCTTGCTGACGCGCAGGAACTAGGCGTTATGGGACCACTTCTTGATTTGGCGCAAAATGGCACAGAAAGGGGAAAGAGAAAAGCTTCCTTGCTGCTTGAACGGATGGATAGATTTGTAGAAACACATAAGCAGGTGAGGGTGCAAACTgagactcagactagactcaaaaCTCAAACTCAAACTCAGAATCAACTATCACAACCACGGCCACCGCCGTCAGTTGACACTGTTAATAGATAA
- the LOC142512986 gene encoding cyclin-dependent protein kinase inhibitor SMR3-like yields the protein MGLTSKIDPDQAFLSEKVDLHALMQKRDFIGNLHKEDKDMLSVSVSNIKLPSSEPELVAIRDDHEEEEEEGCITPKLAVDTCKECPPAPRKPKPLPSTKRKMDRALLDVSIDEIESIFPSHVLELFCSGYKMKKVRK from the coding sequence ATGGGTTTGACGAGTAAAATTGATCCCGATCAAGCATTTCTGTCCGAGAAAGTAGATCTGCATGCATTAATGCAGAAACGCGACTTCATTGGAAATCTCCACAAAGAAGATAAAGACATGCTTTCAGTTTCTGTTTCGAATATTAAATTGCCATCTTCAGAACCTGAACTAGTCGCGATACGGGACGATcacgaagaagaagaagaagaaggctGCATAACGCCGAAATTAGCAGTGGATACCTGTAAGGAATGCCCACCTGCTCCCAGAAAACCCAAACCACTGCCATCCACAAAGAGAAAAATGGATAGAGCTTTGCTTGATGTTTCCATCGATGAAATTGAATCAATTtttccttcccatgttcttgaATTATTTTGTAGTGGTTATAAGATGAAGAAAGTTAGGAAATAA